One Papaver somniferum cultivar HN1 chromosome 10, ASM357369v1, whole genome shotgun sequence genomic window carries:
- the LOC113317380 gene encoding photosynthetic NDH subunit of subcomplex B 4, chloroplastic-like yields the protein MAEHVLGFDNMTTIPSSFQTVERSPFSKSHCNIGLNSRLISKISSNQGMKMSSSKRGSLCKVNAFPDCWPIMAVLVEHMEGQRDMITHKSVFHLNDATIKNVYTAYIMFTCWGCCFFGAMKDPYYDSEHYRGDGGDGTGHWVYEKQEDIEESSRAALWREELIEEIEQKVGGLRELEEAGKN from the exons ATGGCTGAACATGTACTTGGATTCGACAACATGACCACAATACCTTCTTCTTTCCAAACAGTGGAAAGGAGCCCATTTTCCAAATCG CACTGCAATATCGGATTAAACTCTAGGTTGATCAGCAAAATCTCTTCTAATCAG GGAATGAAAATGAGCAGCTCTAAAAGAGGATCTCTATGTAAAGTGAATGCTTTTCCAGATTGCTGGCCAATAATGGCAGTATTAGTTGAACATATGGAAGGACAGAGAGACATGATAACCCACAAGTCTGTTTTTCACCTTAATGATGCAACCATCAAGAATGTTT ATACAGCATACATCATGTTCACTTGTTGGGGATGTTGTTTCTTTGGAGCCATGAAA GATCCATATTATGATTCGGAACATTATAGGGGAGATGGCGGAGATGGTACCGGACATTGGGTCTACGAAAAG CAAGAAGACATTGAGGAATCGTCAAGAGCAGCATTGTGGCGTGAGGAGTTGATTGAAGAAATCGAGCAGAAGGTTGGTGGGTTAAGAGAGTTGGAAGAAGCTGGCAAGAATTAA
- the LOC113317378 gene encoding K(+) efflux antiporter 4-like: protein MRDSSSALASSLNLLLLLFVFLFCFVSNSVSFLEETELDRFAETIFPHANSDEIINNINVNNVVDDDEKKKNVTKEDSIADMLDRALSNEFPDNESTTGETDAGSFNNSVADQNAVLETVARVKPKKNETKLKSFHIHDILNLDENRAEETPTLIDDKNNVFIISSTKSKYPVLQLDLRLISDLVVVIVSATCGGIAFACAGQPVITGYLLAGSLVGPGGLNFISEIVQVETVAQFGVIFLLFALGLEFSAAKLRVVRAVAVLGGLLQIFLFMSLAGVTASLCGGRASEGVFVGVLLSMSSTAVVLKFLMERNSINALHGQVTVGTLILQDCAVGLLFALLPVLGGTSGVLQGVISMTKSLVTLLTFLAILSILSRTCVPWFLKLMISLSSQTNELYQLAAVAFCLLVAWCSDKLGLSLELGSFAAGVMISTTDLAQHTLEQVEPIRNFFAALFLASIGMLIHVHFLWNHVDILLASVILVIIIKTVVTTLVIKGFGYSNKTSLLVGMSLAQIGEFAFVLLSRASNIHLVEGKLYLLLLGTTALSLVTTPLLFKLIPAVVHLGVLLRWFSPDITQNDIGYKSDILRNDSAKRITLMVHSAHDS, encoded by the exons ATGAGGGATTCTTCTTCTGCTCTTGCTTCTTcattaaatcttcttcttcttttatttgtaTTTCTGTTTTGTTTTGTGAGTAACTCAGTTTCGTTTCTTGAAGAGACTGAGTTAGATCGGTTTGCAGAAACGATTTTTCCCCATGCTAATAGTGATGAGATAATTAATAATATTAATGTAAataatgttgttgatgatgatgagaagaagaagaatgttaCTAAAGAAGATAGTATTGCGGATATGCTTGATCGTGCTTTGTCTAATGAATTCCCTGATAATGAATCCACCACTGGAG AAACTGATGCTGGGAGCTTCAATAACAGTGTTGCTGACCAAAAT GCAGTTTTGGAAACTGTAGCAAGAGTGAAACCTAAGAAAAATGAGACTAAATTGAA GTCATTTCATATTCACGACATCCTCAATTTGGATGAGAATCGAGCAGAAGAGACTCCAACGTTGATAGATGATAAG AATAATGTCTTTATAATATCTAGTACGAAATCAAAATATCCTGTGCTACAATTGGATTTGAG ATTGATATCAGATCTTGTCGTTGTCATTGTGTCTGCAACTTGTGGAGGAATTGCATTTGCTTGTGCTGGACAGCCG GTTATCACGGGGTATCTGTTAGCAGGATCTCTTGTAGGACCTGGAGGTTTGAACTTTATTAGCGAAATTGTGCAA GTCGAGACAGTTGCTCAATTTGGTGTAATTTTCCTTCTTTTCGCGTTGGGACTAGAGTTCTCCGCGGCCAAG CTTCGAGTTGTTCGAGCTGTTGCGGTGCTTGGAGGCTTACTCCAAATTTTCTTATTTATGTCCTTAGCTGGCGTAACAGCCTCG CTATGCGGTGGCAGAGCTTCGGAGGGGGTTTTCGTTGGTGTTTTGTTGTCAATGTCGTCAACAGCTGTG GTTTTGAAGTTTTTGATGGAAAGAAATAGTATCAATGCACTTCATGGTCAAGTTACTGTTGGAACCCTTATTCTTCAG GATTGTGCTGTCGGTTTATTGTTTGCGCTGCTTCCAGTGCTGGGTGGTACTTCTGGGGTCCTTCAAGGAGTTATCTCCATGACTAAGTC GTTGGTGACCTTGCTTACGTTTTTAGCCATTTTGTCAATATTATCTCGTACATGTGTGCCTTGGTTTCTTAAGCTGATGATAAGCTTGTCATCACAG ACCAACGAGCTTTATCAATTGGCTGCAGTCGCATTCTGTTTGCTTGTTGCTTGG TGCAGTGACAAGTTGGGGCTAAGTCTTGAACTTGGTTCATTTGCTGCCGGTGTTATGATTTCAACAACCGATCTTGCACAGCATACActtgaacaa GTTGAACCAATTCGAAACTTCTTTGCTGCTCTTTTCCTTGCTAGCATAGGAATGCTTATCCATGTTCATTTCCTCTGGAATCATGTTGATATTTTACTAGCTTCAGTTATACTTGTGATCATTATTAAAACTGTCGTGACTACCCTAGTCATTAAAGGTTTTGGCTATAGCAACAAGACTTCACTACTG GTTGGGATGTCCCTGGCACAGATTGGAGAATTTGCTTTTGTTCTTCTCAGCCGCGCTTCAAACATTCATTTGGTCGAG GGCAAGCTATATTTGCTCCTTCTAGGAACAACAGCTCTTAGTTTG GTGACAACTCCTTTGCTTTTCAAGTTGATTCCTGCTGTTGTACATCTAGGAGTGCTGCTGCGCTGGTTCTCTCCTGATATCACTCAAAACGAT ATTGGGTATAAAAGCGATATCCTTCGAAATGACAGTGCTAAGAGAATTACATTAATGGTCCATAGCGCTCACGACTCAtga
- the LOC113316338 gene encoding uncharacterized protein LOC113316338 yields the protein MELSDDILVPSTYRIYGFNGTITIPKGEVTLRVSDGGGYLDTLTTFCVVDVASPYEAIIGRPWIVGIKGVASSYHQRLRFPTYKGIDEVVGDPQAARQCMQVVAQINEERRARQKGEKKKAKESKVA from the coding sequence ATGGAGTTGTCAGATGATATACTCGTCCCATCGACATATCGTATCTACGGTTTTAATGGGACCATAACCATCCCGAAGGGCGAAGTAACTCTAAGGGTATCAGATGGAGGTGGTTACCTAGATACTTTAACCACATTCTGCGTGGTTGATGTCGCCTCGCCCTATGAAGCTATAATCGGAAGACCATGGATCGtgggaatcaaaggagtggcatcgTCCTATCATCAAAGGCTACGATTCCCAACGTACAAGGGGATAGATGAGGTCGTAGGAGATCCACAGGCAGCCCGACAGTGCATGCAGGTCGTTGCCCAGATAAATGAGGAGCGGCGAGCACGACAAAAGGGAGAGAAGAAAAAGGCTAAAGAATCCAAAGTCGCATAA